In Scyliorhinus canicula chromosome 3, sScyCan1.1, whole genome shotgun sequence, the DNA window GCGAGAATTTTCCAACCTAGTTGTTAAATTATGAATAATTTTCCAGTTGTTTTTCCCTCCCAAATCTATTATATTTGTGCTAGAATTGAAGGACTGAACTATATTTATTAACCATACCGCTATGTTATTCAACCTCATGTGTGGAAATCACTCAGTAAAGTGGTTGCATTTATGTGGCATTTTTAAGGCAAGAATGCCTCCTGCACAAAAATAAGCTTGcactgtgcaatgttgtggaagCTCTCAAATTAAAACCGCATTATGGATACCACATGGCAGTAGTCTCTTAATTCAGCCCTGTTTGTGCTGACCAGGATCCAGTGTTTCATTGTCAGTATAATCCTTGTGCTATGAGAGCAGAGTACCAGGTGCTTACGGAAATCCAGCAGATCCTGGCAATTCTGTGCAAGGCAATTGTTTTAACCTATTGCTGTCCTCATTGTGGTACAACAACTTACACAGTCTGAAATTTCAGCagtttttataaaaaatataacaACCTTTCAGGATGAGGGAGAAATGGGGAAGGAGATTGCCTGGATAATGTGGTGCTGGGGTGTAATCAATAGCTACTTTGTAGGAATAATGGTTCTGCATTAAATATGCAAGTCATTAAGTGTGCTGCAGTTGTGTTATCGACGTTTCTAATAGACAATAGCTTTAGAAGGCTATCATTTAGAAAGAGCACGGTGCTATAATTCACTGTTGCATACACGGAACTACTTTTAGAAGAAAATGGGGAGATGATGCTGTGAAATATGTTCGGTACTTGATGAAGGATGATGACATTGAGCATTATGATTCTTTTCCTCCCGCTAGTGTCATGCATAAGAAACAAGTACATTAACCCTGAAACAACTGACTCCACTTTGTGTGGTTTTTTTTAGTTTTGAACATCAAGAAAAGTCTTGAATTATTTTCTTCCTTTGCCTTTTGTTTAGACTTTTCGGAGTTAGACGGTACTTTTAATTTTCACTGTAAAATGTAGCAGGGAAACAGTTCTTTAGTGGCATCTCATGCCttatgaggctggtttagctcagtgagctggacatctggtttgtgatgcatagcgaggccaacagccctggttcaattcctgtgccagctgaggttattcatgaaggccctgccttctcaaccttgtcccctctcctgaggtgtggtgttcCTCAGGTTTAATCACCACCAGCTAGCTCTtccacctcaaaggggaaagcagcttatggccatattattattatattataattaatactacactcctgtatgctgcacccgatgccggtgtctatgtagttacattgtgtaccttgtgttgcccaattatgtattttctttttattttattctttccatgtactatatgatctgtttgagttgcttgcagaaaaatacttttcactgtaccttggtatacgtgacaataaacaaatccaatccaatataacaaattattattattattatctaggagtatggcaactttacttttttaTGTATCCCTATTACAAGTTGTGAGTTCATTTGTATCCTCAGAAATGACTTTAATGCAGTGGCCCTGTTCTTTTCACAAGGCCTTCCTCCActtgaaataaataaaataaatgcccTCTTATTGTGCATTCTTTGCTGGGTAATGGGGGTGTTTTGAGCTACGACTATCTTCATTCCTCTTCTGTGGTGCCCAATAGGATGCATAGTTTGAAGAGACTGCATCGGATAATGACAGTTCTTCttctttcctctttctctctttgccggctccccatccccccaccccgcccttaaGATAAGGTTGTTTTATTGTGGGCATACCTAGCCAAGCTAAGGCAGGTGAGGTCAAGGTCATGGCATCTTTAGAGGGGTACTTGGAAGTATGGCAATCCTTAGGGTGGGAATTGAAATCAGTCAGTTAAGCTTATCGCTTAATCCCCATACCCTTGTTAGATAATTTAAATTCTAAAGAATCCCATCTAGTGGGATGCACACTGCTGCTTATTTTTCTTATTCGGCTTTGACAGCGATTTACTGAGCTGGTTTTAGGATAATCTGTTATTTAAGATGATTCTGTGGTGGAGAAGGGGGTCTTCATTGACTTAATGCTGACACTTTTGGATAGTGTATTCATACTAATGCATATTTTACTCTTCATCTCCTGAAGATACGTGTTTAAAGCTCCGTATCTATTCCATGCGCATTAACAACCCCTCTGGTATCTTGTCCCAATTGCCATTTGTCATTTATGAATCTAGATAATAGGTGCTGACAGTTTATGTGGgatctggaggggggggagggggggtgggaggggtgggagggggtgagagggcggggggggggggggggggggggggggggtggggggacacaaGGCTGTAAATCACAGCCAAACCTGATAGTCATCAGCAGTAAATACTTTGATTTTGTTTCTTTAATTCCATAGCCCAGAAATGTCAAACCTTTACTGCTATTTCAGCAGAGATCGGTTAACAGCATAGAGCAGGGACTGAACATAAGACCTTCCGGAGGCACCGGTGAAGTGATCTATTGAATGTCTAAATCATTTTTGAAATTGGAAAGGTTGAATTTATAATCAATTTGAAAGCCTTCTCTTCATCACGACAGAATTTCCACTTCGGTTGCTTAATAATACTCCTATATTAAACTGTATTGATCATTATTAcgcagtgatttttatttttgatAATTTTATAACAATGCAAAACCTGTTGAAACGTGGCCCCACTTCAGCGCTGCAAGTGATTAGCTGTATAGTGTGGGAGTTGATGCTGGTGACCTTTCCTTTCACCGAGCCACTTGTGCAAACTTCCACCTACTGTATGAGCAAAGGTTGGAAGAAAGAAAACACCATAATGGTTCTGGCCTTGGCACGGGTGTCCTTTTATCCACGAGATAGTGTATAATTTAAAACAAATTGCAACTGCTCAGGAAACGATCTTTTGGGAAGCCATCTGTTTTGTTATGGCTATCTGGGGCAAGATTTAAACCTATAGTACTGTACAGCCTGAAGGAAAAATAGGTATAACTCCATGAAACAAATTCAAAGTTTTcatactcaaagaacaaagaaaagtacagcaccggaacaggccctttggccctccaagcctgcgccgaccatgttaccgtctaaactaaaatcttcgacacttccggggtccgtattcctctattcccatcttattcatgtatttgtcaagatgccccttaaacgtcgctatcgtccctgcttccaccacctcctccggcagcatgttccaggcacccactaccttctgtgttttaaaaaaaaacttacctcgtacatctcctctaaaccttgccccatgcaccgtaaacctatgccccctagtaattgacccctctaccctgggaaaaagtctctgactatccactctgtctatgcccctcataattttgtagacctctatcaggttgcccctcaacctccttcgttccagtgagaacaaaccaagtttattcaacctctcctcaaagctaatgccctccataccaggcaacatcctggtaaatctcttctgcactctctctaaagcctccacatccttcttgtagtgtggcgaccagaattgaacactatactccaagtgtggcctaactaaggttctatgcagctgcaacatgacttgccaatttttatactcaatgtcccggccaatgaaggcaagcatgccatatgccttcttgactaccttctccacctgtgttgcccctttcagtgacctgtgtacctgtacaccaagaACTCTTTGACTGtcagactgtcaatactcttgagggttctaccatttactgtatattccctacctgtattagacctttcaaaatgcattacctcacatttgtcatgattaaactccatctgccatagaacatagaacatagaacatagaacagtacagcacagaacaggcccttcggcccttgatgttgtgccgaacaatgatcaccctacttaaacccacgtaacccgtatacccataaccccccccattaaccttacactacgggcaatttagcatggccaatccacctaacccgcacatctttggactgtgggaggaaaccggagcacccggaggaaacccacgcacacacggggaggacgtgcagactccacacagacagtgacccagcctggaatcgaacctgggaccctggagctgtgaagcattgatgctaaccaccatgctaccgtgtctatccactctgtctatgcccctcataatacgccgcccaagtcttcaaacgatctaaatcctgctgtatcctcttgacagtcctcatcactatccacaattccaccaacctttgtgtcgtccgcaaacttactactcagaccagttacattttcttccaaatcatttacatattatttatatatactgcgaacagcaaaggtcccagcactgatccctgcggaactagtcacaggcctccaatcagaaaagcacccttccattgttactctctgccttctatgacctagccagttctgtattcatcttgccagctcacctctgatcctgtgtgtcttcaccttctgtaccagtctgccatgagggaccttgtcaaaggccttactgaagtccatatagacaacatccactgccctacttgcatcaaacatctttgtgacctcctcgaaaaactctactgCTCGACTGCTATAATGTAGTTTTAGGATCTGGGATAGGTAATCCTCTGATTGATGTATTGGGAATTCCTGGGTCTCAGCTCTATAATCAAATAGAGATGCAGACAGCAGTCCAAACATAAAAAAACAGGTAAGCCCAGGCGTTCTAGGCTAGAACGGAATATTAaggtttattttattcatttagggatgtgggtgtcgctggctttgccagcatttattgtccatcgctaGTAGCCCAGaaggtgttgagctgccttcttgttccgctgcagcccctgaggtgtaggtacgcccactgtgctgttagggaaggagttccaggattttgcccagcgacagtgaaggaatggcgacatatttccaagtcaggatggtgagtgacttggagggaaacctccaggtggtggtgttcccatgtatctgctgctcttgtccttctagatggtagtggtcgtgggtttggaaggtgctgcctaaggaaacttagtgagttcctgcaacgcattttgtagatggtacacacggctgccactgtgcatcgatggtggagggatttaatgtttatggaaggggtagcagtcaagttggctgctttgtcctggatggtgttgagcttcttgaatgttgttggagctgcactcatccaggcaagtattccattacactcttgacttgagcCTTTTAgatagtgaacaggctttggggggggggggggggggggggggggtcaggaggtgagttacttacaaTATGTATTTCTATTGTGCTGCTAAAGACAGGATGGCATCTCCAAGCACTACTTTATAGAGGGAAAAAACAGAGGGTGTTGACCAAGTAAGAAAAataggattgaggtgagggaCTGGGGGACATGGCTAAGGAAGAGGTTTTAAAGAGGTCTTTGTAAACAGGGAGGGAAATGACAAGGTGGGAGAGCTGGAAAAAGCATGCAGGAGGACAGGAAAATTAGTGATCATCCATTCCCGGTGCAGATTTCACACAAATATTTTCACCCCACAGCGAAGGCTCTTGTCATGTTTGTCGTGAAATAGGCAACAAGACCGGTAAAACGCACAGCGTATCAATGATGATAAACAATTCTTGGCTTTCCTTCCCATGTCAGCATGGCCAGAAGACTTCATCCTCAGTCACTGGGGCATGGTCTTGGTAGACAAGTGGTATCACagtgatgtcactggactagtatccCCCATTCTTTCCTGatctggcctgtatgtgactccgTACCTGCAGCAATGGGATTGGTGACTCTCCTCTAAAATGGCCAAGCAGACCTCGcatttcaagagcaattagggatgggcaacaaatgctggccttgccagtaatgCCCACGGAAAGATATAAATACTTCCTACTCCTCGTATGTACAATGCCTCTCAGGAACATTGTTCATCTCTGTACCTCATTGCTACAGAAATCTCCAGGTAATAAGCGTCCAATGCCGTTTTAAAGTAAAATAGAAGAACCTCTGCTTATTATTCAGTTGCCACCATGATGGGCAGATAATGAAAATTGTTGTAATCATGCTTTTCCTAACCAGTATGTCGACGTGTTGCCTGAGTCAGCTTTTGATTGATAGCCTTGGTTTTTCGGAGACTCAAGGCCATTTTCACTTTCAACACCTGAGCAGTGATCAGGCAGAGCTGATTGCCACTGCACTGTGGAACCCACCTGATGTTCCACCACATTGAATGAGATGTAAATGGCGGGTGCTACCATGGGTGCTCAATTTCGCTCAAACAGCTTACCACCCAGGCGATGAAGGTGAAAATGGCCTGCTCTATGTGTAACTGTGTCCGTGTATTGCTCTTCTTGCTGCATGCTTATCTGGGAATGCAGGCTGATGTTTGCTGCAGAAATGTTAGGTGGAATTGGCCAACGTGATTTCCTGCTCACTTGACGCAAGATTGGAAGGCCCGATGAGATTTTGGCAATGAGCTGTTTTAATGAgatttcatgagatgcaaatgaatgtaAATGATATTCCCATCACCAGGCTGTGGGAGAATGCAAACTGTTTTTACTCGGTCGGGTTTCTGACTTTTTGGCTCCTACTTGAcagtcccacccaccaccaaacccgttgtgggtggggtgggagaattccacccatagtcTTGAGCACCACAGACTGCAGGTCCCCttttgggtggggaaggggggggggggggggggggggatccaaatTGTATTGTATGTTTCCTTTACTGTCAAAAATAAAGTCTGGAGGTGCATGCACACCACATCCATTAAGTGGGTACAGCATGCACCATGAGCTTGATTAATAATAGGAAGTACCAGGGATTTTCTTTTTCTCACATTCTGTTAGATATTGTTTGTCTTTTAACCTGAAAAATGGCAGGCATTTATTTTTTGTGAAAGTTGTGGAAAAAATTATTTTAGTGATTCCTTTCAACACTAAATTTTGCTTCCCCAGCATGTTAGTACTTGCGATCTTCGGTAGCCCCCTCTCCTCCAGCTGACTTTCTACAAAATTCTCACCTTCGTTCGTACATCATTCTACTTCTGCAATCTCCAGCACCTCTGTGTCTCGGGATGTATGTTTTCCTCAGCTGTCCGAATTCTTTATGCCTCCATTTCTGGCAAAGTGTTAAGCCTTTGTGGCCAGCAAAATAAATTCTCTGCCTTTCTATGTCTCTCCCCAACCTTATAGGTTTATAGGTCCTtataattctcccccccccccccccccccccccccccccaattatttcAGAGCACACCTTTGGCTGTCTGCTCCTGTGCTGGAGGATATCTTGCTCACTACAAACTGCCAaattaaaaagagaaaaacatGTTTTTTTGCCTCATACTTTTATCTGGCTCTGTGCAGATCTGCAAAATTTTACTGGGCTGCATTGACCCAGCCTCCTTCCTTACAGATGGAACAAGCTTAACAAGAAATAGGAAAACCTTCCATTACTGGGTAAAGAGTTTGAATGAGCGTGCAGACTGTTAATCAGTATCTGGCCCAAAGTAGAAATAACTTTTGTTGCCTATAAGGCTGCCTCGTGCATCCAAATGCAACTTTCATTGTGAGAGCTGTGGCTGCAGTCCAGTGGGTTAAGTGCTTTCTGAATCTATTATTTTACCATAGCCTGGGATCCTTGTGATCCCTTAAGTGATCGTTGAATGTAGCAATGTGATTGTAATATATCTTTTTCCTCTCTACTTGTTTTGGCAGAATTTCAGATGCGTGCCAAGCCTACGGTGAATGCCGGAAGTTGTGATCACCACAGATGGAGGCCCGTATTCAGCACGGTGGTGGTGGTTCATTGGTTGTGATCCAGCAACCCTCTCTCGACAGCAGGCAGAGACTTGACTATGAACGGGAGCTGCagcacactgccattttatccCTCGATCAGATTAAAGCAATCAGAACCAGCAATGAGTACACAGAAGGCCCTGCTATTGCGAAGAAGACGACTAGCCTTAGTAGTAGCAGAACTACACAGCGGCATGACAAGCACGAAAGGACTCACGAAGTGATACCGATCAATGTGAATAATAACTATGAGCATCGGTCTACTCACCACACACACGCCGGCCACCACTCCTCCACCAGGATGCCTGTGTTGAGCAGGTCAACCAGCACGGGTAGTGCAGCTAGTTCAGGGAGCAACAGTAGTGCATCATCTGAGCAAGGACTTCTGGGACGTTCACCACCGATACGGCTAACATCCAGCCACCACAGAGCAGACCGGACGATTAGAACACAACCTAAAGCATCTGCCTGTACAACGGAGGTGCCAAAATGCTTGGGGAAGGAGGATTTGGCAAAGCATAGATTTATATGTGAGCAATGTGGGAAATGCAAGTGCAGAGAgtgcacagcaccaaggaccctgcCTTCGTGTTTGGCTTGTAACAAGCAGTGCCTGTGCTCAGCAGAGAGTATGGTGGAATATGGTACATGCATGTGCCTGGTAAAGGGAATCTTCTACCACTGCTCCAATGACGATGAGGACTCCTGTGCGGATAATCCTTGCtcgtgctcccattcgcactgctGCTCAAGGTTCTTGTGCATGGGCTTAATGTCCTTGTTTCTGCCCTGTTTACTCTGCTACCTGCCAGCCAAGGGCTGTATCAAACTTTGCCAGGGGTGCTATGATCGTTTAAACCGGCCCGGGTGCCGATGCAAGAACTCAAATACTGTGTATTGCAAACTCAAGAGCTGTCCCACTCCAGGGGAGGACAAACCCTCTTGATCCGGGGCAGCAGAGCTCTTTAAcacttcctttatttttcaattttgaaaTCATGCCTGTGTGTTTACCCACTTCAGCCGAGGACTGGATATCATCAAAATACAGCCGCTGTTCTAATCTTAGCCCATTCTGCAATTGGGAGGCGGCTGCTTTCTATCAACATGGAACAGCTTCAGTTCTGCCTGTCAGGCTTAGGGTCATGAATGTTGCTGGTCCCCATAGGTAAAGAGACATCCGCATCACTTCAGAGAAATAGACCATTGCTTTCTCACCTGCAAACAGCCCCCTTAACTAGTTTGTACTGTCCACAGATATTTCATGTTACACAAACTATACTGGTATTCTTTACAAATCATCAAAAAAAATTAGCATTATTGAAACTAATTAACCAGATTCTGAGGGGTGTCTGATTTGTTTAATATATGGATGTTACAATACAATTTCCGACAAGCAAAGGTAATTGGGGGAAACCACTGATGCGATGGTCACAAGGTACTGACCTGCACCAGACTGGCCATCAGATAAGTTTAATCAGGTCCTGTTACTCTTAATAAAATTGCTACCTGACATTTTCTAATCTATGCAAAAATTCTCCTGAAATTATCCAGGGTATATTATTCCCTGTTCACTTGTTTTTAGTGATGAAGCAGATGTGATAATAACGCTTGTGTTCTCTCTTTGCACTCAATGTGCTTTACTGTGAACCTGGGTCCTTATTCTGCCCACCTCTAAAACTACTTTTAACAACAGCGTATCATATTAGTCAACTGTATTAATGAACGAGAAGATTTCTGGTGTTTTGCTATTTGTGGAGAAATTGTTGACATGTCCTGTATGTTGGGTTTATAATTTCACAACACATAGCCAACATTGAAAGTTTTCACCTGAGTTACAACGCAAACATACTTGGCAACCTTTATAAACTTAGAAACAGAATCTCAAAGAATTCCATTTGCTTCATTGTATTATACACAGTGAACCAGATTGATTTCTGAAGTATAATACATGCCACAAGTTCTGAACACATCTCTGTAAGTTAAATGAACAGGAGAAAAGATTGATATTATCTTAAAGGAAAGTAAAAGGACTTGTTTTCGTCATCATTCTAAGATCTGCACTGGCCCAAACACTTGCAAATTGCCATGTTCTGAAGAATGTCCACcatattcctccccatctctccccatTTTAAGTCTTGGTTTTATATTCGAACCTAACCCACAGTGGGTGTTTAATGCTGAGATTCAGAATACCCTTTAATTTTGTATTGATTTAATGGTGTGTTTTATACAACGGAGTAACAATATGTTCCGAGAGATGATGACTGGATATCAGAGGCATTCGCAAAATGCTTGAAGATTCttgatatatatataaattacCATTTTATTGTGACATCCATAATTAAATATTGGGTTGCCTTTAAATTGATGGGATTGTACTTTGGTTTATGTCGTTAAATTTGCCCCGTTAACTCTCCATCCTTCTGTCTCACGCCAAATTGTGGTTTCCTTTGTGTATATattttatgtaaaaaaaaagagtttTGAGGAATCctgactgtttttttaaaaaaaagtctcaaAACTTCTTTTGttgtaaagaatatttattatgtGAAGCTCTATTATTTTATGGTATTTATTTCAAAAAGCTGTCTGAAATTTTACTCATTTCTGAATATAACAAATATTACTTACTGCGAAAAATTAAGGGTGGCACAAATGAAAATGCATATGTTAACTATAAGGCAGAAATATATAAATTAATGAAAATACCATCTTGTGTGTTGCCTGAATCTTTTATTCTTACTTTGGATTCTCATGCAATGTTCTAAAAAGACGACGGGCAGGATTTCCTGGCCCTTCCGCCGGTCGGGTCTTCCAGTCCCGGAGAAGGTGAGCCGCAGATTCCCGCTGGCGAGCTGCCTCCGCTGCCGATAAAGGCACtgcgggggcgggaggggggttggagatgGAAAATACCACCCGATATTTCTAGTTCCTTATTCCTTTCCTCAGGAATACCCTAAAATGCTTGCCATGAATCACTTTGAAATGTAGGCCGGGATTGTCTGATCCCTGTCTGCGGTGGCAATTGTTGTGGGCGGGACAGAATATTTGATGAGCCAGCCAAAGGCTTGTTCTCTATGGGCGGGAATTGCCAGTCTCCAGTGGGTAatgtgggaccagaaaatcccggatGTTGTCTAACTACTGGAAAGTGAGCTGCAGCAAGTTTCAGGCATTTGCACCACTACCAATTCAATCAATCATTCAACTTAATGTTGAAGAAATTCCCTGCCCCAAAGCTGAAGGATCACTCGGCGGACAAATGCAGAATGTTGGTGCAATACTCAACTGCACATATCAGATAGGATATGGTGTGATCTTTGGGCCTGGACTCTCCACCCATGTTTTTGACAGGCGGGAAAGCcaatggggttggagaattcaagTCAAATGGCTTGAATGCCGGCAAGATTTCCTATTCACTTTGTCCCCACCAATGGCATAATGGGGTTCCTGCCCAGAAAGGACAGGAACCCCGATAACATACATTAGCGGCCTTCCCCACTGTATTTCCCCCTTGTGGTAGGGTTTACAACTATTCTGGACCAACGGGGACCTGGCAAAGAGAACTTGCCTGGGGTGCACAGGTAGGtactgccccaccccccctctccccagggggcagtgtcaggggcacTGCTGCTGTGATGTGGGCTTCAGGTGGGGAGGCCCAGGAGGCGGGTTCCCAGTGTTCTCTTTggtgggagggggctgagtgCATGGGGAGGGGGCCTTTTTATTTTTTGAAAGCCTACGTGACATTGTGGGACCCATCTTCAGGGTTTGTTTCTAAACTTGAGTTTCAAAAAAGCCGCCAGTGGAGCCGACGGGCTACAAAACGCTTTTCCCGCCTGAGTTGAcattcagttaaaaaaaaatgagaaaatcCTCTCCCAGGCTATTTTTCTAAACACATGCTGCTGTCTCTGGTGATGGTGAATTTGACCATATTTAGCGCTGCAGAACACTAAACACTAGAAAACATAGATTGTTTTCCAAGTTTTTTGTTGGATCAGGAATTCCATTGAAAAGAATGCAAAGTGGTCTCTCCTGTCAGAATATTGTGGTTGGATTTGGCATGTGTTTATGCTGAATTTTATGGTCGAGCCAAAGATTTGAATAAAGGATTTATTTTATCCTAGGCATTGATAATGACTCATTAGGACAAGGATTGTCATGAGACAGTCTGCCaatcacaatggttagcactgccgcctcacagcgtcagggacccggattcgattccgaccttgggtgactgtacagtttgcactgcaacccccccccccccccccccccccccccccccgtgtctgtgtgggtttcctctgggcgctctggtttcctcctcagTTCGAAGGTGTGctgtttgggtggattggccatgctaaattgccctttagtgtagagggatgtgcgtgttaggtgtgatttatggggttgcagggatgtgggtgctctttcagaggttcggtgcagactcgatgggctgaatggcctccttctgtagggatTCACACCTGTGCCATTTGTGACTTTTGCACTTATGAAAAAATGTTGGTATAACAAAACTCTGACATGTTTCAGGTCAAATTTACaagtttttctttttgctttggATTTACAAAAGTGCCATTTAAAATGAGAAGTTGACGGTTGCAATCCCCATCCCTTTGCACACCtttcccctcccatctggtcccttCTAATGAAGACATCGAGATGAACTAGTGTAAGACTCGATACATTTTCCACATTCAGTTCCACTAATAACCTGAATGACAAATGTGTCCGCAATGCGCTGGCCTGTTTgtgactttcatagaatcatagaatttacagtacagaaggaggccatttggcccatcgagtctgcactggcccttggaaagagcaccccacttaagaccacacttccacactatcccattaaccccacccaacctttttggacactaaggtaaatttagcatggccaatccacctaacctgcgcgtctttggaccgtgggaggaaaccagagcacccgaaggaaacccacttaGACACCGGGagaggactccgcacagacagagagccaagccgggaatcgaacctgggaccctggagctgtgaagcaactgtgctaaccacagtgactTTGCAAGACACTGAAATAACTACTCTGGACTTCTTACAACCAGCCATTTCAACCAGAAATGAGACTGGTAAATGGGCCACATTCTAATTTCAACTGGTGTTTACTTT includes these proteins:
- the spry1 gene encoding protein sprouty homolog 1 — encoded protein: MEARIQHGGGGSLVVIQQPSLDSRQRLDYERELQHTAILSLDQIKAIRTSNEYTEGPAIAKKTTSLSSSRTTQRHDKHERTHEVIPINVNNNYEHRSTHHTHAGHHSSTRMPVLSRSTSTGSAASSGSNSSASSEQGLLGRSPPIRLTSSHHRADRTIRTQPKASACTTEVPKCLGKEDLAKHRFICEQCGKCKCRECTAPRTLPSCLACNKQCLCSAESMVEYGTCMCLVKGIFYHCSNDDEDSCADNPCSCSHSHCCSRFLCMGLMSLFLPCLLCYLPAKGCIKLCQGCYDRLNRPGCRCKNSNTVYCKLKSCPTPGEDKPS